A single genomic interval of Aegicerativicinus sediminis harbors:
- the dapB gene encoding 4-hydroxy-tetrahydrodipicolinate reductase, translating into MKIGLLGYGKMGKTIEGIAVKRGHEITLKVDKDDDLLDLSNVDVAIDFSMPTTAFSNIKTCLENGTPVICGTTGWLDDYPKAVELCNENGGAFLYASNFSLGVNIVFKMNELLAKMMSDLDEYAADIEEIHHTQKLDAPSGTAISLANGIIENSNYDSWTLDQPKGNQLGIIAKRLPDVPGTHIVSYNSEVDTIKIEHIAHSRAGFALGAVIAAEWILDKKGVFNMRDVLNLG; encoded by the coding sequence ATGAAAATAGGTTTATTAGGATATGGAAAAATGGGTAAAACCATTGAAGGCATTGCGGTTAAAAGAGGCCACGAAATTACCCTAAAAGTGGATAAGGATGATGATCTACTTGATTTATCTAATGTAGATGTCGCAATCGATTTTAGTATGCCAACAACAGCTTTTAGCAACATTAAAACCTGTTTGGAAAATGGCACTCCGGTTATTTGCGGAACTACAGGGTGGTTAGATGATTATCCTAAGGCAGTAGAACTATGCAATGAAAATGGAGGAGCTTTTTTATACGCTTCAAATTTTAGTTTGGGTGTAAATATCGTTTTTAAAATGAATGAACTCCTTGCAAAAATGATGTCCGATTTAGATGAGTATGCTGCAGATATTGAGGAAATCCATCATACTCAAAAATTGGATGCCCCTAGCGGTACCGCAATATCATTAGCCAATGGAATTATAGAAAACTCAAACTACGATTCTTGGACATTAGATCAACCAAAGGGTAATCAATTGGGAATTATAGCCAAGCGTCTGCCAGACGTTCCAGGTACACATATTGTAAGTTATAACTCTGAGGTTGATACCATTAAAATTGAACATATTGCTCATAGTCGTGCGGGTTTCGCTTTAGGCGCAGTAATTGCCGCGGAATGGATATTAGATAAAAAAGGAGTGTTTAACATGCGTGATGTGTTAAACCTTGGTTAA
- the lepB gene encoding signal peptidase I, which produces MTLTQWFIFFLIIQILHGLATWKLYVKAGRKAWEAFVPVYNAIILMKIINRPWWWVILLFVPIVNLIMFPVVWVEIARSFGKNSYKDTVLAVLTLGFYSFYLNYVADISYIKERDINPKSSSGDWVSSILFAIVAATIVHTYIIQPFTIPTSSLEKTLLVGDFLFVSKVNYGARIPMTTVAAPMVHDTIPVLNTKSYLFSDEKNSDSWMNKLQLPYIRIPGFQSIKRNDIVVFNQPADTLYNMYKPADRYYAKPIDKKTNLVKRAVGLPGDSLEVRNGYVFINGKQNVLPERAKLQFSYYVQPKSFQFSPQQMKDQYEITDPFYIINNNNTYAFAAITDEAVARLKNNPNVQSITPIKAVEGERDGGIFPKNENYNWNNDFFGPLYIPKKGTSIKLTPEVLPLYKRVITEYEGHTVESREGAIYVDGKESKTYTFEDDYYWMMGDNRHNSLDSRAWGFVPFDHVVGKPVFIWMSWDGLKNPRWDRFFTTVGGSGQPVSYFTPFLLLIAIWFVYSKIRKRKKSAK; this is translated from the coding sequence ATGACGTTAACTCAATGGTTTATTTTTTTCTTGATAATCCAAATTCTTCACGGATTAGCTACTTGGAAATTATATGTTAAGGCAGGAAGAAAGGCTTGGGAAGCTTTTGTACCGGTTTATAATGCAATAATCCTAATGAAAATAATAAACCGACCATGGTGGTGGGTTATTTTATTATTCGTTCCAATTGTAAACTTGATTATGTTCCCTGTAGTATGGGTGGAAATTGCGCGAAGTTTTGGCAAAAACTCCTATAAAGATACCGTCCTAGCAGTGCTCACCTTAGGTTTCTATAGCTTTTACCTCAATTATGTAGCAGATATTTCTTATATAAAAGAAAGGGATATTAATCCTAAAAGTAGTTCTGGTGATTGGGTAAGTTCAATTCTATTCGCAATCGTTGCTGCAACTATCGTACATACCTATATCATACAACCGTTTACAATTCCTACTTCTTCCTTAGAAAAAACATTATTAGTAGGGGATTTTCTATTCGTCAGCAAAGTCAACTATGGTGCCCGAATACCAATGACAACCGTTGCGGCCCCTATGGTACATGATACCATTCCGGTTTTAAATACCAAGTCCTATCTATTTAGTGATGAAAAGAACAGTGATTCTTGGATGAATAAACTTCAGCTTCCTTACATACGAATCCCTGGATTTCAATCTATTAAAAGGAATGATATTGTAGTTTTCAATCAACCGGCTGATACATTATATAATATGTACAAGCCGGCCGATAGATATTATGCTAAGCCAATAGATAAGAAGACCAATTTGGTAAAACGGGCCGTTGGTCTACCTGGAGATAGCTTAGAAGTTAGAAATGGTTATGTATTTATAAATGGGAAACAGAATGTGTTACCAGAAAGGGCAAAACTTCAGTTTTCATATTACGTACAACCTAAATCATTCCAGTTTAGCCCACAGCAAATGAAAGATCAGTATGAAATTACTGACCCTTTCTATATTATTAATAATAACAATACCTATGCTTTTGCTGCTATAACCGATGAGGCAGTTGCACGTTTGAAAAACAACCCTAATGTACAAAGCATAACGCCTATTAAGGCTGTTGAAGGAGAACGGGATGGTGGTATTTTCCCAAAAAATGAAAATTATAATTGGAACAATGATTTCTTTGGACCTTTATATATTCCTAAAAAAGGAACTAGTATAAAATTAACTCCTGAAGTCTTGCCGCTTTACAAAAGGGTTATTACCGAATATGAAGGGCATACCGTTGAAAGCCGTGAGGGTGCTATTTATGTAGATGGTAAAGAAAGTAAGACCTATACCTTCGAAGACGACTACTATTGGATGATGGGAGACAATCGCCATAATTCCCTTGATTCTAGGGCTTGGGGATTTGTGCCTTTCGATCATGTAGTTGGTAAACCAGTCTTCATTTGGATGAGCTGGGATGGATTAAAAAATCCAAGATGGGATAGATTCTTTACCACTGTGGGTGGAAGTGGTCAACCTGTGAGTTATTTTACTCCATTTTTATTGTTGATAGCTATTTGGTTTGTCTATAGTAAAATTCGAAAAAGGAAGAAATCGGCCAAATAA
- a CDS encoding WbqC family protein has protein sequence MAASLIHLPYFPNISHLTAVLRDEYFLLEHWDHYTKQTYRNRTKILGPNGILNLTIPVIHSQKNRSYYRDVKIKNSENWQVSHWRSIETSYNASPFFEFYKDDLIELYELKFDLLYEFNLKCLEKLNTLLNLNLIWKETVEFLDQYTEAKDFRYLIKAKKEPIFNFDPYTQVFSEKHGFATNLSILDLLFNEGPNTQNYLKQQNL, from the coding sequence ATGGCAGCTTCACTTATACATTTACCTTATTTTCCGAATATATCCCATTTAACAGCCGTACTGAGGGATGAGTATTTCCTGCTTGAACATTGGGATCATTATACAAAACAAACGTATAGAAATCGGACAAAAATTCTTGGGCCAAATGGCATATTAAATCTTACAATACCTGTAATACACAGTCAAAAAAACAGATCCTATTACCGTGATGTGAAGATCAAAAATTCTGAAAATTGGCAAGTGAGCCATTGGAGATCGATTGAAACCTCTTACAACGCTTCCCCATTTTTTGAATTTTATAAAGACGATTTAATTGAGCTTTATGAATTGAAATTTGATTTGTTATATGAATTCAATTTGAAATGCCTGGAAAAGCTCAATACACTATTAAATTTGAATTTAATTTGGAAAGAAACTGTTGAATTTCTTGACCAATATACGGAAGCAAAAGATTTCAGGTATTTGATAAAAGCAAAGAAGGAACCCATTTTTAATTTTGATCCTTATACTCAAGTATTTTCGGAAAAACATGGTTTCGCAACTAACCTTTCTATTTTAGATTTACTATTCAATGAAGGACCTAATACCCAAAATTATCTCAAACAACAAAACCTTTAA
- a CDS encoding DUF6122 family protein, which yields MVDQLVHYGIHFLLPLIISIKFFKSIWVKAYLIMLLAFSIDLDHFLATPFFDPERCSINFHPLHTYWAIGIYIFLALLKPTRILGIGLVIHILADTLDCLL from the coding sequence TTGGTTGATCAACTGGTTCATTATGGTATTCACTTTTTGCTGCCTTTAATAATCTCTATAAAGTTTTTTAAGAGTATTTGGGTTAAAGCGTACTTAATAATGCTCTTGGCATTTTCAATAGATCTAGACCATTTTCTCGCCACACCTTTTTTTGATCCTGAACGATGTAGTATAAATTTTCATCCATTACACACCTATTGGGCAATTGGCATATATATTTTTCTTGCACTTTTAAAACCGACGAGAATATTAGGAATCGGACTTGTCATACATATTCTTGCAGATACTTTGGATTGCCTCCTCTAG
- a CDS encoding endonuclease/exonuclease/phosphatase family protein gives MRGLNFFDKFVFILNSIAAVLLAVSYLLPHVPPAKFSFVSILSLTVPFLILLNFFFLIYWIIRLKKQFLLSLLMLLLGYNYALSLYQFGGDNETNSTDGLKIMTYNVRLFNVFNWLPDANIKEHISTFISKENPDILCMQEYRPNSSLSLKGYSKYEELSRGKIRTGQAIYSRFPIVNSGSIEFPNTANNAIYADIVKGKDTVRVYNIHLQSLRIDTANQPITEETSENLLRRVAVAFRQQQSQMELFLKHKSSSKHKLIICGDFNNTAYSYVYRNIREGLNDAFVEAGIGFGRTFKFDLFPMRIDFILTDPKFEVENFKSYQEEFSDHYPISTNIRL, from the coding sequence ATGAGAGGCCTGAATTTTTTCGATAAGTTTGTTTTTATCTTGAATTCTATAGCGGCAGTATTACTGGCCGTTTCTTATTTGTTGCCTCATGTTCCTCCGGCTAAATTTTCGTTTGTTTCTATTCTTAGTTTAACCGTACCCTTTTTGATTCTCCTCAACTTCTTTTTTCTTATATATTGGATTATTAGGCTGAAAAAGCAGTTTTTGCTGTCACTATTGATGTTGTTATTAGGTTATAATTATGCCCTTTCGCTATACCAATTCGGAGGTGATAATGAAACTAATTCGACGGATGGTTTGAAAATCATGACCTATAATGTGCGACTGTTTAATGTTTTCAATTGGCTACCCGATGCAAATATTAAGGAGCACATATCTACTTTTATCAGTAAGGAAAATCCTGATATTCTATGTATGCAGGAATATCGTCCAAATTCATCATTAAGCCTAAAAGGCTATTCCAAATACGAAGAGTTATCTAGAGGGAAAATTAGAACTGGTCAAGCTATATATTCACGTTTTCCTATTGTAAATTCTGGTTCAATAGAATTTCCAAATACTGCCAATAATGCCATATATGCTGATATTGTTAAGGGAAAAGATACGGTAAGAGTTTATAATATTCATTTACAGTCCTTGCGTATAGATACGGCCAACCAGCCTATAACTGAGGAAACCTCTGAAAATTTATTACGTCGTGTTGCGGTGGCTTTTAGGCAGCAACAGAGCCAAATGGAATTGTTCCTGAAACATAAATCGTCAAGTAAGCATAAGTTAATAATCTGTGGAGACTTCAATAACACTGCTTATTCTTATGTATACAGAAATATAAGGGAAGGCTTAAATGATGCTTTCGTGGAAGCTGGTATAGGGTTTGGACGCACCTTTAAATTTGATTTATTTCCAATGCGGATAGATTTCATTTTAACCGACCCGAAGTTCGAAGTAGAGAACTTTAAATCTTACCAAGAAGAATTCTCGGATCACTATCCCATCTCAACAAATATCAGGTTATAA
- a CDS encoding rhomboid family protein has translation MTSLQQDLKAKLNNLNPLETIILVNLAVFVLAFFLRAFGLSWLRWFELPKDFFAYIKQPWSIISYGFLHYGFFHLLFNMLVLYYLSRITMNLFKTKMTLNIYFLGIIFGGLSFLFIYNVLPEGSLRAVNSLIGASAGVRALLIFICAYMPQTEMRFFTFNIKLYYIGIAVVLIDLLGLFSANQGGYIAHLGGSLLGYMYAVQLQRGNDIGKGFERLMDSIATLFKRKAHLKTVHKSGKRKYAGKDKQEFNQFTKQKRIDLILDKISKSGYESLTKEEKEFLFKAGKE, from the coding sequence ATGACCTCTTTGCAACAAGACCTTAAGGCCAAACTTAACAATCTCAATCCGTTAGAAACAATCATTTTAGTTAATTTGGCTGTCTTCGTTTTAGCTTTTTTTCTTAGGGCATTTGGTTTAAGTTGGTTACGTTGGTTTGAATTGCCAAAGGATTTTTTTGCCTACATTAAGCAACCCTGGTCCATTATTTCCTACGGATTTCTCCATTATGGATTTTTCCATTTGTTGTTTAATATGTTGGTTCTTTATTACTTATCTAGGATTACCATGAATTTGTTTAAAACCAAAATGACTCTAAATATTTATTTCTTGGGGATTATTTTTGGTGGACTGTCCTTTTTATTTATTTATAATGTGCTGCCTGAAGGTAGTTTACGGGCTGTAAATTCGCTAATTGGTGCTTCTGCGGGTGTAAGGGCATTGCTTATTTTTATTTGTGCCTACATGCCGCAGACAGAAATGCGTTTCTTTACATTTAACATAAAACTTTATTACATTGGTATAGCGGTTGTTTTAATAGACTTATTAGGTTTATTTTCTGCTAACCAAGGAGGATATATTGCTCACCTTGGAGGTAGTTTATTAGGATATATGTATGCTGTCCAATTGCAAAGAGGAAATGATATCGGTAAAGGTTTTGAACGTTTGATGGATTCAATAGCAACTCTATTCAAAAGAAAAGCACATTTAAAAACTGTTCATAAAAGCGGTAAAAGGAAATATGCTGGTAAGGATAAGCAAGAATTCAATCAGTTTACAAAACAGAAAAGGATAGATTTGATACTCGATAAAATTAGTAAAAGTGGTTATGAAAGTTTAACCAAGGAAGAAAAGGAATTCTTATTTAAGGCGGGAAAGGAATGA
- a CDS encoding rhomboid family intramembrane serine protease, whose amino-acid sequence MIRGITETVKHLLIINVLMFIGTLAIGNDLFYKWFALYVPMNDNFQPWQLFTHMFMHGGFMHIFFNMFALWMFGTAVEQRFGAKKFIFFYISCGLGAALVTIGVYYFKIYPNLMALHDAGLPQAFIKEAVNLNILDGTTFKGEILGQKLQPLLQKYSVNPGVITDTLFRALFELNYNTVSTMVGASGAIMGVLVAFGMLYPESQLMLIFLPIPIKAKYFIPGIIILDLISAVTGQSFFSPSNTAYAAHVGGALTGFLIMWYWKKTQFNKNRWDL is encoded by the coding sequence ATGATAAGAGGAATTACAGAAACCGTTAAACACTTATTGATTATTAATGTGCTAATGTTTATTGGCACCTTGGCCATTGGAAATGATTTGTTCTACAAATGGTTCGCTCTTTATGTGCCAATGAACGATAATTTTCAACCTTGGCAATTGTTTACCCATATGTTTATGCATGGAGGTTTCATGCATATTTTCTTTAATATGTTTGCCCTTTGGATGTTCGGTACTGCCGTAGAACAAAGATTTGGGGCTAAAAAATTTATATTTTTCTACATTTCTTGTGGGTTAGGAGCGGCCCTTGTAACAATAGGTGTATATTATTTCAAGATTTATCCGAATTTAATGGCTCTTCATGATGCCGGCCTCCCACAAGCATTTATTAAGGAAGCTGTTAATTTAAATATATTGGACGGTACTACATTTAAGGGCGAGATACTAGGTCAAAAACTTCAACCATTATTGCAAAAATATAGTGTGAATCCTGGTGTTATTACAGATACGTTATTTAGAGCATTATTTGAATTAAATTATAATACGGTAAGTACCATGGTAGGGGCTTCAGGTGCAATTATGGGTGTACTTGTTGCTTTTGGTATGTTGTATCCCGAGTCTCAATTGATGTTGATTTTCTTGCCTATTCCTATAAAAGCTAAGTACTTTATTCCGGGAATTATAATTTTAGATTTAATCTCTGCTGTAACAGGACAATCATTCTTTAGTCCTAGTAATACAGCCTATGCCGCACACGTAGGCGGGGCCTTGACAGGCTTTTTAATAATGTGGTATTGGAAGAAAACACAATTCAATAAAAATCGTTGGGATTTATGA
- the mutL gene encoding DNA mismatch repair endonuclease MutL has protein sequence MADIIELLPDHVANQIAAGEVVQRPASVVKELLENSIDAGATYIKLVIKDAGKTLVQVIDDGMGMSVTDARLCFERHATSKIRSAEDLFGIHTKGFRGEALASIGAIAHVELQTKTDGKELGTTVIMEGSEVKSQEASVVPKGTAISVKHLFFNIPARRNFLKSDTVELRHVIDEFHRVALAHPNVAFSMWHNGTEMFSTPSSNFRQRIVNLFGFKMNEKLVPVNEATELVDIDGFVLKPEFSKKGKNDQYFFVNDRFIKSPYLHHAVKSAFEGLIKDGYQPGYFLKFKVDPKSIDINIHPTKTEIKFDDEHSLYALIRAAVKHSLGQYNVAPVLDFDRDSQLDTPYNYKDKPVTWPTVEVDRNFNPFQEETKYRSSGITNFRSKQKESWESLYVDLELEPKGDAESAVIGIEQDFKHSKIFGEDHTEVQIKTYQIFTKYVITALKSGMLIIDQNRAHQRILYEEYLKQLTTKASVSQQLLFPITLEFTRKEFSVLDTIKEDLAHAGLLYSSVSDSKIEVTGVPIGVPESEVLTIIEDLISDVTQEIPDTNFGTHDMVSKSLSKSLAIKTGQSLSALEQEDLVNRLFACKEPSLSPFNKPIFITMALGDIEKQFKL, from the coding sequence ATGGCAGATATTATTGAGTTACTTCCAGATCACGTGGCCAACCAAATTGCTGCTGGAGAAGTTGTACAACGTCCAGCTTCTGTAGTTAAGGAATTGTTGGAAAATTCTATAGATGCAGGCGCGACCTATATTAAATTGGTTATAAAGGATGCAGGAAAAACTCTCGTTCAAGTTATAGATGATGGTATGGGTATGAGCGTTACAGATGCTCGCTTGTGTTTTGAGCGTCATGCAACTTCAAAAATTCGTTCTGCAGAGGATTTATTCGGTATACATACCAAGGGTTTTCGAGGAGAAGCACTGGCAAGTATTGGAGCAATTGCACATGTCGAACTTCAAACAAAAACTGACGGAAAAGAATTGGGAACCACCGTTATTATGGAAGGTAGTGAGGTGAAATCCCAAGAAGCATCAGTTGTACCAAAAGGTACTGCAATCTCTGTAAAACATCTTTTCTTCAATATACCAGCTAGACGAAATTTCCTTAAATCGGATACGGTAGAATTACGGCATGTCATTGATGAATTTCATAGGGTAGCTCTTGCGCATCCAAATGTGGCATTTTCCATGTGGCATAATGGTACTGAAATGTTTAGTACACCTAGCTCTAATTTTAGGCAAAGAATAGTCAACCTATTTGGGTTTAAGATGAATGAAAAATTGGTACCGGTCAATGAAGCGACGGAACTAGTAGATATTGATGGTTTTGTTTTGAAGCCGGAATTTTCCAAAAAGGGAAAGAATGATCAGTATTTTTTTGTGAATGACAGATTCATTAAAAGTCCATATTTACATCATGCAGTAAAGTCAGCATTTGAAGGACTTATAAAAGATGGATATCAGCCTGGATATTTTCTGAAATTTAAAGTGGATCCAAAATCAATCGACATTAATATTCATCCGACCAAAACTGAAATAAAATTTGATGATGAACATTCGCTATACGCATTGATTAGGGCAGCAGTTAAGCATTCTTTGGGCCAATACAATGTTGCACCTGTATTAGATTTTGATAGAGACAGCCAGTTAGACACACCTTATAATTATAAAGATAAACCCGTTACATGGCCAACTGTTGAGGTAGATAGGAACTTTAATCCCTTTCAAGAAGAAACAAAATATCGGTCTAGTGGCATTACGAATTTCAGAAGCAAACAAAAAGAATCATGGGAGAGTCTTTACGTGGATTTAGAGTTGGAACCTAAAGGTGATGCTGAGAGTGCTGTAATTGGAATAGAACAGGATTTTAAGCATTCTAAAATTTTTGGGGAAGACCACACAGAGGTTCAAATTAAAACCTACCAGATTTTTACCAAATACGTTATTACTGCCTTAAAATCAGGCATGTTGATTATCGACCAAAATCGAGCCCATCAACGCATACTTTACGAAGAATATTTAAAACAGTTAACGACAAAGGCATCGGTGAGTCAACAATTGCTTTTTCCTATAACCTTAGAATTTACTAGAAAAGAATTTTCGGTTCTCGATACTATAAAGGAGGATCTTGCTCATGCGGGATTATTGTATAGCTCTGTTTCAGATTCTAAGATTGAAGTAACTGGTGTGCCGATAGGAGTTCCGGAGAGTGAGGTTTTAACAATTATAGAAGATTTAATTTCCGATGTAACCCAGGAAATACCAGATACAAATTTTGGGACCCACGACATGGTTTCCAAGTCCCTATCCAAAAGTTTAGCAATAAAAACAGGTCAGTCTTTGTCTGCATTAGAGCAAGAAGATTTGGTTAACCGATTGTTCGCATGTAAAGAACCTTCATTATCACCCTTTAATAAGCCTATATTTATAACAATGGCCTTGGGAGATATTGAAAAACAATTTAAGCTGTGA
- a CDS encoding riboflavin synthase subunit beta encodes MGIFGKRTNKKFNYVPRHYKGEGNPFEIKHKFDDFRVTAGSNSGLKTKINNALDDYNSVPDETGANRRVLIIIAVLILLFLIFIEFDLSIFFADR; translated from the coding sequence ATGGGTATTTTTGGTAAGCGTACTAACAAGAAGTTCAATTATGTCCCACGTCATTATAAGGGCGAGGGTAATCCATTTGAGATAAAACATAAGTTTGACGATTTTAGGGTTACTGCAGGTTCTAATTCTGGATTAAAAACGAAAATCAATAACGCACTAGATGACTATAATAGTGTTCCAGATGAGACTGGTGCAAATCGTAGGGTTTTAATAATAATTGCCGTACTTATACTTTTATTCTTGATTTTCATTGAATTTGATCTTTCAATATTCTTCGCAGATCGCTGA
- the ribH gene encoding 6,7-dimethyl-8-ribityllumazine synthase, whose translation MATASTNLSHYDKNAIPNAKNFRFGIVVSEWNDSITCALLDGATSALIDCGALDSNIEIIKVPGSFELVYGSKKLQQRNVDAVIAIGSVIRGETEHFTFVCEAVSQGIKDLNILNDVPVIFCVLTDDNLQQAIDRSGGIHGNKGTEAAIAAIKMAAIKNS comes from the coding sequence ATGGCTACCGCATCTACCAACTTATCACATTACGATAAAAATGCAATCCCAAACGCGAAAAATTTTCGGTTTGGGATTGTTGTTTCAGAATGGAACGACTCTATTACTTGTGCATTATTAGATGGTGCAACATCAGCCTTAATAGATTGTGGAGCATTAGATAGCAATATTGAAATTATTAAGGTACCCGGAAGCTTTGAGCTGGTATATGGTAGTAAAAAATTACAGCAAAGAAATGTAGATGCCGTTATTGCTATTGGCAGTGTAATAAGGGGAGAAACGGAACATTTCACCTTTGTGTGTGAGGCGGTCTCTCAAGGTATAAAAGACCTTAATATTCTTAACGATGTTCCTGTGATTTTCTGTGTATTAACGGATGACAATTTACAGCAGGCAATAGATAGGTCTGGTGGTATTCACGGAAACAAAGGCACGGAAGCTGCAATTGCGGCAATTAAGATGGCAGCAATAAAGAATTCATAG
- a CDS encoding tetratricopeptide repeat protein: MATYKKRGGKPTTKAEKIESIEENSTTAEVFNTLDESASKTEEWVVKNQNIIYGVVGAIAVIVLGYLGYTEFIIGPKTTEGMNEMFTAKQYFEEAETSSNKDSLYTLALNGAEGKFGFVDIADEYGSTPAGNLANYYAGMAYLKLRDYQKAIEYLSAFSSDDMMLKPIAKGGIGDAFIQLNQPEDALGYYEEAFKASKNDFTAPLYLFKAANVAYKLGDSKKALDYYKRIEEEYPDSNEATNVEVYIGRAEASVE; encoded by the coding sequence ATGGCAACATATAAGAAAAGAGGAGGGAAGCCGACTACTAAAGCGGAAAAGATTGAATCTATTGAGGAGAACTCAACAACTGCAGAAGTATTTAATACTTTAGACGAGTCTGCTTCTAAAACTGAAGAGTGGGTAGTTAAAAACCAAAACATCATCTACGGCGTTGTCGGTGCCATAGCGGTAATAGTATTAGGCTATTTGGGATACACTGAATTCATTATTGGTCCGAAAACAACCGAAGGAATGAATGAAATGTTTACTGCCAAGCAATATTTTGAGGAAGCAGAAACTTCTTCCAATAAAGATTCTTTATATACTTTGGCATTGAATGGAGCCGAAGGTAAATTCGGTTTTGTTGATATAGCCGATGAATATGGTTCTACACCTGCCGGAAATTTGGCTAATTATTATGCAGGAATGGCTTATTTGAAATTGAGAGATTACCAAAAGGCAATAGAATATTTAAGTGCATTTTCTTCAGATGATATGATGTTAAAGCCAATTGCCAAAGGTGGAATTGGAGATGCCTTTATTCAGTTAAACCAGCCAGAAGACGCATTGGGATATTATGAAGAAGCTTTTAAGGCTTCAAAAAATGATTTTACAGCACCTTTATATTTGTTTAAAGCTGCAAATGTTGCTTATAAACTTGGCGATTCAAAAAAAGCATTAGATTACTACAAGCGCATTGAGGAGGAATACCCAGACTCTAATGAGGCTACTAACGTTGAGGTATATATAGGAAGGGCAGAAGCAAGCGTAGAGTAA
- the recF gene encoding DNA replication/repair protein RecF (All proteins in this family for which functions are known are DNA-binding proteins that assist the filamentation of RecA onto DNA for the initiation of recombination or recombinational repair.) has translation MILKTLTLINYKNFSDNTFEFDSKINCFVGANGIGKTNALDAIYHLAFGKSYFNPIALQNIQHGEDFFVVDGIFERLGKTEKIIVSLKRGQKKMIKKNGKPYEKFSEHIGFIPVVIISPADRDLIIEGSETRRKFMDGVISQSNSVYLAKLIKYTKTVGQRNALLKYFALNNTFNQQTLEVYDEQLHTLGHDIFEERKKFLETFIPIFKERYKVISDGKENINLTYSSDLAVGKLLEILKENQNRDKQLQYTSKGIHKDDLDFQIDDHPIKKFGSQGQQKSFLIALKLAQFDFIKQQSGVTPILLLDDIFDKLDEQRVSHLVELVNEEHFGQIFISDTHPERTETIVKQIHQTYKMIQL, from the coding sequence ATGATTTTAAAAACCCTTACGTTAATTAATTACAAAAACTTCAGTGACAACACCTTTGAATTCGATTCAAAAATCAACTGCTTCGTGGGCGCTAATGGTATTGGCAAAACAAATGCACTAGATGCAATTTACCATTTGGCATTTGGGAAAAGCTATTTTAACCCTATAGCCTTACAAAATATTCAGCATGGTGAGGATTTTTTTGTAGTTGATGGCATCTTTGAACGTTTGGGTAAAACCGAAAAAATCATAGTTTCCTTAAAACGTGGTCAGAAAAAAATGATTAAAAAAAATGGAAAACCCTATGAAAAATTTAGCGAGCATATAGGGTTTATTCCTGTTGTAATAATTTCTCCAGCAGACAGAGATCTAATAATTGAGGGGAGTGAAACAAGACGAAAATTCATGGACGGGGTCATTTCCCAAAGTAACTCTGTATACTTAGCCAAGCTTATAAAATATACTAAAACGGTTGGTCAACGAAATGCCTTACTCAAATACTTCGCGCTGAATAACACTTTCAATCAACAAACTTTGGAAGTCTATGATGAGCAGTTACACACTTTAGGTCATGACATTTTTGAAGAACGCAAAAAATTCTTGGAAACATTCATTCCAATTTTTAAAGAGCGATATAAAGTAATTAGTGACGGCAAGGAAAATATTAATCTTACTTATTCTAGTGATCTAGCGGTGGGCAAACTTCTCGAAATATTGAAAGAGAATCAAAATAGAGATAAACAACTTCAATATACCAGTAAAGGCATTCATAAAGATGATTTAGATTTTCAAATTGATGATCATCCAATCAAAAAATTTGGCAGCCAAGGGCAACAAAAATCTTTTTTAATTGCCTTGAAATTGGCTCAATTCGATTTTATTAAACAACAAAGCGGTGTAACTCCAATTTTATTATTAGACGATATTTTTGATAAATTGGATGAACAACGGGTAAGCCATTTAGTGGAATTGGTAAATGAGGAACATTTTGGCCAAATCTTCATTTCAGATACCCATCCTGAACGAACAGAAACCATCGTTAAACAGATTCATCAGACCTACAAAATGATTCAATTATGA